In Rosa rugosa chromosome 4, drRosRugo1.1, whole genome shotgun sequence, the genomic stretch TGCGGAGCAAAACAATATTGGTGAGTTTAACAATAAATTATCTTTTGGTGAACGACTTTTGGGTGTACAAGTATGTTCATGGGCACTAGTGGTACTCTAGTGTGCTTCAAAAAATAAGGGTCAGTGAAGGTAATTCGAGTTCTTGTGCGTCGTGACAGACACACTCAAAATTTTGTTTGTACCGATCATGTTCACCTGATCAGTAACTAATTGACCAAGAAATGTATACTCAACCACTCTTGGATGTAAATTCAATGGtggaaagaaatttttttttttcttttccaaaagaaaaaagaattatttttaagtttagttgttttgttttcaacTTTTAGATTTACATCCAATGGTGATTGAGCAAAGTTTATTTAGTAGTAACTAATCAATTAAACACCACTGAAAGACAAGGTCGTAATGCTTTAGGGAACCACGTGAATAAAAGGTTTAGACTTTTAAAATTTCCGTAATTTAAACTTATTAATATTTGAGCGATATcaaaaaaatattttgaaacTAATTTCCATCTTTAAAATTTCCGAAATATATTGAAATTTACATCAATACCCAAACTTTCAAAATTTCTTTAAAAAGAAGCACCGAAATTTCAAATCTTATGTTGATGCAGGGTAATCGTGTTGGAAAATATTATTGTAGAGAAAGCTGATCAATGTATATCGGCATTACTAAAGAaaacaagaaatgaaaaattgaaaaataaaaatcaccCAGGGCAGTCGCCCTCACACCAGTGCTTTGTCAGGGACTCGGGGTACAACAATGCAAAATTTCATTGGACAAGCCAACTATAATGCTCACATTCTAAGAATGCGCATTATTTTTGAATTCTTTATAGCCATATCTATCGAGCTCGCCACTCAGAAAATACAAGCTGGAGTGGCCAGAAAGATTCAGTAATAGTAACACACGGTAGAAAAATCGTATACTGATGGCTAGATGAGAGAGGAGTCCACACGAATTACTCACGGTGTTTGCTAACCAAACACTTCAAGATGAGTCTGGTGAACGGAGGAGTGTAACCCATCTGCTGTTTGAGAATGTGGCAGAACTGATGAATACACTGGTGTTTTCGAAAAGCGAGGCTTACATCTTATGATCAACTCATTCAATCATATGAAGGAGTAAGGCATTCATCAACCATTTCCACAACATTTGGGTTTTCCAATGCCGCTGCTACCCGCTCTTTATCATTCAGTTGCTTATTAACTGTGCACAGGAGAAGCATGAAAGTTAGGCTGGAACTAATCAAAATTCTACTTAGCTGACTAAAAGATCAGCCCCAGTCGCATAAATGCAACAACATGCAGAGACATTATATATAGAATGCTTCTGAATGTCCATGATGCTTCTGTACTGGACATTATTTCATAAACAAGATGTCAACAAGATGAAAGGTACGAGTCAAGACTGACTTCACATGTTTCCTGAATAGCAACAAGATATCAAGGGTTGAAGAAATGATCAAGTTGCGCTAACAGACATCAATAACCAACATAAGCTCAGCTGCatgtatgagagagagagagagagagagagagagagagagagagagagagagagagagttaactACCTGCAGCTTCAGTTGCATGAGATCCAGGTGCCACCCTAATGTCCACCTAAACAACacgaggaaaaagaaaaaattagtgAAGCAAGTACCATATTAGACAAACAAAACCATCTATAAATTTATTAACACATTATGAAATGCAATTATCAACAATAAGTTGACATTAGAGTATATATGCAACCAAGGTGCAACTAAGCCATACAGAATTTCTGtgaatgcatgcatcatttagaGCCACTAGGCAGTCTTTTGGCAGTCATTCACGATTTTCGTGTCCCAAAACGACACCGGAAGGGAAGCTATGCCTTATTCAACACTAAACTGAATTGGCAGGGTATAGAAGCAATCCTTGTATGAAAAATACAAGAACCAAACTACACAATCATAGAGAAAGGATAGAGCAACCACTAAATTTGTATAACTTAAGAACTAAACCAGAGTTGATAGGTAATATAAATAGGTTTACACACTTCAGAAATTATAAAGATCAAATAAACTATACATCTTTTGGGTCAGAAAAATATAATACACACTCCCTAAACTAAGTGTATTAATAGTCATAAGACACTTTGAAACATTCAAAGAGTATTTAGGTCCCATGTTCAGTGAAGCATGAAACTATGGGGACAATGGATACTTTCTAAATTAATGGATTGACCACCACTGCTACTTCATCACCCAGTCTGCCCGGTAGGGTGGAATTTCCCATTAGCTACAGATACTGTATCTCATCTCAATGAAATACCACATTTCATCCGTcctttaattgttgaataaggTTCTTTATAAGCAATGTAATCAAAAAACCACCAACCACATACAGATTTCCATGTGCAACTATACTCTTCCATAATCCAACAACAAATTAGTGTGGATAACAAGGTAGTACATTACTGTCAAAAATGATATAATAATAATCCATCCATTTTCACATTCACATGGAAGTTCCATCAACTGTAACAGAAAATTGCAACAGTATCAAGCAATGACCTCCCAAAATTGCAACATGATCCAACAATCAATTGAAGcttaaagaaggaaaagaaaaagaataatgagataatGAAGAGGCAGAGATAAAAGCAGGGGAAGCCTGGGTAGTTGTTTGGGAACAAGGTTGAAAGAAAACATTAAGTGAAACAAAAGTGAAAGCAAATTCAATGCCAACTGAGCCACTAAATTCTCCATGTCTAAAATGTTGTGGAATTCTGCTCTGTTCATATGCATACCTAAGGCAACACactgattgtttttttttttttttgcctgatCCCTGCAACAGTATGACTCAAATAGCCAAATAACATCTCTCAAATTTTTAACCCAGATCTCATATATTAAACTGACAGACTAAAGAACATTAACTCACTACAATCAGAATTCCAGTGAAAATATTAATGCAACCCAGTATATATGTTTCAGCTATATATTTTAATGAAACATAAAGAATGCTGTAAAACAAATCAACTGCAAGTAAATAGTGGGTGATACCTTGAAACGAGAAGGCAGGCTCCTCAAGAGTTTAACACGTATGCAAAGACCAATAACTGTTGCCATACTGCAATGTTCAACAGTAGGAGTAAATGTGAccctgaagaagaaaaaagttcaTCATTTATTTAACTGAGTTTAAAATGCAACATTATAAAGGAAAAAGGTGTTTAAGATGTGCAGGAAAGAAAATTGTCTACCTAACATGACCACGGCCATCATCTACTTCAATTGCATCTTCTGAAATTACTTTGAGCTCTTCCAAAGAGTAAGGGTGTTCCGGGTCTTTAATATCTCTAATATGATTTAAGAATAGTTAAGAAATACTAAATTCTTCATGGCATATAACACAAATGTTTCAAACCTAAGTCAAAAGGTATAGTGATTAACTCTATGAAGTGCATAGTAATTGTTCATAAATCATCAGAAAATATGTGAACAATATTTATTCATAATCATCAGAAAGGATATCAAAAATTTCTTCTTGGTCAATTGGTTCAACAGCATATTCATCTGCAGCACTTGGAACACTACGAACCCGCCGCTCTTTCTTTTCATAGATGACTGGATTCGCATTTATTAACTCGGATACCATTTTTCCTGGATAAAAGAAAAAccataaacaaattaaaacaaaaataaccaAACCTGGTTAAAGGTGGATATAAGGATGAAATTTCAAGAACCAAAATTTTATTGTATAAGCAGGGCCCTTTTATGAATTAATTCCCTTTCTAGGCTTAATTGTGGGGACATGCATTCCATATATCCACTTGCAATGGGATTACTAATAAGAGAATTCCAAAAGATTGAGTACAACAATGATATCCACAAGAACATGTATAAGAAACATTAACCTTTCACCACAGCCGGTTCTTAGTTTCACTAGCAATggtacccgcgctttgctgcgggatttgTTGTTTGGTAATAAAAATTTACAATAATGAAAGATATAATTGAAAATGACTTTATTATCGATCAAACTGATAACATACCATATATTACATTAATCAGAATAGTGTTTTTGTGAAGAGACACAaactgttcatttttttttaccacAATTCATTATTTCATTGCAACACATTAGACAAAATTTACAGCTAATTAATATGGATGAAAACAATCATGAATGCAAAAGTTACCGAGTATACATGCATTTCAAAGAAAATGACatatgcttttgcttttcaaaaatcAAAGGCCAGCTTTAACTCACATGATACAGATAATCATACAATATGACATGAATTTCAAAGTaaaaatgatggaattggaACTCAACCAACACTAAGCGATAACATTCTTGGCAAAAGAGAAAAGAGGACAATGTGCATAGATTTCATTGTTTTCTGTGGTTAATCACTTGCACAATATTTGGTTAAAAAAAGAAACCCCAGCAAAATACTAATACAAAGGAAGAGTCAAAGCAGTGTTTTGTTTCCACTCCTATAGTCAACAAAACCCAATAAATTCCAAATCTTCAGCTCTCTCCAGCACATAGTATGAGAATATGGAGCATCCTAGCATCAAATCTTTCCCTCCTTTGGGTGAAAACTAAACCAACATCttcagaaactcaagacgaaggaaaaagaaaaaaaaataaataaataaaatccaaACAGTCAATATGTACATAAATGAAGTCCTGTATAGAGAATCAAAGTAAAATTTTGGAGGAAAAGTATGTCGGAACTGAAACCTAGTGAACAGAGTGAGAATGGAATCAATACCAGACCTTCAAAATTGGATTTTCAAAGCCTCTGGTTTCAGCTTTAGGTTCTTCAAGAGTAAGTCTCACCTGCAAAACCATCATAGAGAAACGGAGGCTTGATATATCAGTGTGGATTTTGATCTTGATGAAATTCTGCTCTTGAAGGTTTACAAATTAACAAATCTTATTAGCCCTCATAGCTTCAAGGAATATTAGAAATTGAGCAAAGCAGAAAAAGTTGAATGGAACAACCGGTAAATATCTTCCGCAAATGTATATGTGCATAGTCTTTTACCACACTAAAGACTGAGTTTTATGATATTCCTATTAACTTAAGTATTGATGCCTTTTTCCCCCTTCTGTACAGGGGGTTCTCAACTGTTCACGCTATTGCTGTAGCAGTTGTGTCTTTTTACCTTGTACTCTTATCAGATCCATTTCATAAGGGTTATAGTGATACCTGATCATTAGTAGTAGATCTACTTTTTCAAATACAACATTGACATGGCTACATGACATGAGCCATAAACTTTATTAATGTTGTAATATATGTTAATGGCCTCATGACGGTATCTCCGTCTATTCATATTCTGTGGATATCCATAAACTTGGCCAGGATGTAGATCCCAACCAAATAATTCCCTTGATGAATAAGGATGAACAAAATTacacattttgcttctttgCTTTTTTACTTAATCACTTCCTTTTAGCCATGTTCTAGAAGAGCACATTGCCTTTTTCTCCTAGACCATTTGAAACATACCTGATAATGTTTTGAAGTTTATTTGATTTACTCCTTTTTGTTTTGGACTCTATAATGTAAGGCTAACCTTCCTATCTTATGCTTGGAGGCATTTACTTTGAGACATACCAGATCTACACTTTCTAAAGCATAAACCAAAATTGATAGATTAGAAAACTAAATCAAACAGCAGCATAACAACATGGGTAACTGAAACTTATACATTGAGATGcattccttccttccttcccaaatcaaaacccaataatACCTCAATAAGTTCTTATCAAATTAGAACCCCAGATacttccaacaacaacaacaaaaaacatTTGAATACTCTAGACCCCAGAAtcaatcaaaattttcaaatgaTCAAACACTACAATTTTACCTGAAAAAACTAAGCAAAAATAAAACTCTCAGTCAGCAACCAACTCACCTCAAACCAATCCAATCAATCAGTAAGATGTCAGACCCCAACACAAACAAAACCCctaaaaacaccaaaaccctaaTCAGTTCAAAAGcaacagaaacagaaaacaaaatcaaaatcaaaaccgtCGCCCAAAATTCAAGCTAATAAAAACCAAACCATTACCTTAAACGACCGAATATGCAAAGGCTTTGTACCAATATCTTCCTATTCCTGCAGCGAAGCTTTTGTGCCAACCCCAACACAAACAGAACCCCTAAAAACATCAAAACCCCAATCAGTTCAaaacaacagaaacagaaaatcCGTATTCCAACAATAAGCAAATTTCACTAACTCGACTCTAAAAATAGACCAAATTCAGAAACCACAAAACAACATATAGCTGTCCTATTCTTTCAAATTCCCTTCAAGCCTCTCAATTTACATGAGAAAAGGACTCGATTTTTGGTCAGCCAGACACACAGCCCATTTTAACCAacaacagaaaatccatttcttcaaattcccaTCAATCCCCTCAATTTACATGAGAAAAGAATCAATCTTTATTCTTTCACAAACTCAAGAATCCAAGAACCAATCTTTGGTCAGAATGACACAGTCTATTTTAATCAACAGAGAAACCCAAATTACTCAAGCACATTTCATTTGGATtctaaaaacaaatcaaaattcacaaacccaaatcaaatttcTCAAGCTATATTAAACCAAGCTAACCAAACAGCGAAGTGGAGAAGCAAAAACAACCAAAACGTAGCAAGGAATTCAAGAAAACTAACATAATCTAACTATACCCAAGTCTCTATACACAAAACGTAGCAAGGAATTCATTACCTGATTGTTGTGAAGTCtgatgaatctgaaaattaagaGAATTGACTTCTAGAGTTTTGTAGCTTCACCGTCAAATCAATTGATTGTTTTGTAAAGTTGAGAGCGAGAGCTGCAGCTGCTGCTGTTCGGTTTAGGAGGCAGAAAGAGgaaaagagaaaggaaagaaCTCAGTATGGGAGAAGAGGGAGGAAAAAATAGGTCAGTGGCAGAGCCGTAAAAACAATTCAAATAGGTCGGTGTATATAAGAATTGGCTCAGCTCCAGCCGACACAACAAAACAGCTTACAAACAGTAAACGGCTTATGAACAGTAAAACGGACGTTTTATATATAGTAAATTAGCCTCTATTAAGTCAAAAAGTCAAggataaataaaaagaaattatagaCTTACTTTCTTTAAAAACTTTTTGTTAACACCAAGGCATAAGGCCTCAGCATACTAAGAGGACTCTACATCTGAAACTTGGATAACAAAACTCATCTGTTTCACTTACTGCAATATAGAACCTCATATGCCTAATTAAATCACCTACCCACTTCCTTACATCCCAGATCCGTTCTTAGGGATACGTCATATATGTGCTAGGTATATATTGCCATTATTATAGGCTTTGCTTCTCATTTAAGACCCTTGCTAAGGGGGGCCATAAATAAAGTTGATAGAACACATACTCCCATTTGTATCACCGCAGAGAATGGAAAATTACAGAGCCTAGGCTTGAGCATAAATGCACCTTACTAGTTCAACATATCACATATCATCAGCTATACAATGGACTAAACAATAAGATTCCCTCAACATGCAAACTGAAACAATTCAACACAACTACAAAATGATCCAAAGAGCTAGTAACATTTATGGTTATTAACTACACCATATCATCAATGTATAAATGAATCGTGAACTAGTAAATTGGAAAATCGACTGTTTTAGCCATTAAGATCGCAAGAAAACATCGAGTAAATGCCATAGACATGAAAAAACTTGTCTGCTAAAACAAGAGCCATAAAGTGAAGTACCATTTCAAATCTCCACTTCCCCAACAAGATTTGTTCACAAAGATAAAGTAAACACAGTAAGAAACTACATGAGACCAAAGTAGGAAAGGTACGGGTTCAGTATCTTAGCCAACCCTCTGGTGTCTTTTCTTCAATTAGTTTGACAAGCTCAACATTAGTATCTGATAAGTTAATAGAACCACATTCTGGAAATAATGGAAGCTACCTATTGGTATCAAAGGGCATTCATCTTTCTTTATCATTAAACAAATACTGATAATAACCAGCATAAAATCAAAGGAAAAGTACCAGAACACTAAACAAAGAACCATAAAAAGCAGTAAATGACAAAGAAACTCAACTACATCTGAGAAATTATTTACGAAATCACAATCGATCTAACCCACTTCTATGAGTTTTGACAAAGATTTCCATACACCCATCAAATACAAGACAAATcaggaaaataaaaaggaaaaaaaatcaagaatttCAGAGAGAAGGCATAGCACTCTGACCCAAGACAATCACAAGAAAAGTAGCAGAAAACTAAAGAAAGAACCATAAATAGCagtaaatgaaagcaaagaaaCACAACCTTATctaagaaatttatccacaaaATCACCATCGATCTAACCCACTTCTAATCCTTCTATAAAAAGAGTTACATATACCCAACAATACAAGACAAatcagaaataaaataaaaaatcaagaaTTTCATAGCAATCCGACC encodes the following:
- the LOC133743821 gene encoding protein AE7, which gives rise to MVSELINANPVIYEKKERRVRSVPSAADEYAVEPIDQEEIFDHIRDIKDPEHPYSLEELKVISEDAIEVDDGRGHVRVTFTPTVEHCSMATVIGLCIRVKLLRSLPSRFKVDIRVAPGSHATEAAVNKQLNDKERVAAALENPNVVEMVDECLTPSYD